A genomic segment from Nitrospinota bacterium encodes:
- a CDS encoding transposase — MQGFDYSEPRCYFVTICTLHQRNVFIDSPLNRALLTLLVNHARRERVMLHAYCLMPDHIHLLAEMPGDGLSLTDWVGRFKGLSTRLAWRTGLPGKLWQGRFYDHVLRREESIERVAEYIVHNQVRKGMVETWEEYRWSSLGIPDPNL; from the coding sequence TTGCAAGGTTTCGATTATTCTGAGCCCAGGTGCTACTTTGTCACCATCTGCACCCTTCACCAACGGAACGTCTTCATCGATTCCCCCCTGAACCGAGCGCTTCTTACCCTCCTTGTGAACCACGCTCGCAGAGAGCGCGTCATGCTCCACGCCTACTGCCTCATGCCAGACCACATCCATTTGCTCGCGGAGATGCCGGGTGACGGTCTTTCCCTTACGGATTGGGTTGGGCGATTCAAAGGGCTCAGCACCCGTCTGGCATGGAGGACGGGCCTGCCAGGGAAGCTTTGGCAAGGGAGATTCTACGATCACGTCCTTCGGCGGGAAGAGAGCATCGAGCGAGTAGCAGAGTATATTGTCCATAACCAGGTGCGCAAAGGGATGGTCGAGACATGGGAGGAATACCGCTGGTCTAGCCTGGGTATCCCAGATCCCAACCTGTAG